Proteins from one Cyprinus carpio isolate SPL01 chromosome B15, ASM1834038v1, whole genome shotgun sequence genomic window:
- the LOC109103693 gene encoding zona pellucida-like domain-containing protein 1, whose product MIRIVQLLCLSGLLLLCEGQGLPTCLTHPTYRPAENADMTVVCGTSQMFLKVLICPMYFGGYNESLMALNAKFNIPACRGVADWTVNPPVLLFNFSISQEALILCGNNMNISSQVGSGIFSDFSQIQSVNVSGLINSWDPSTSTISYRQQLMYQFSCLYPLQYLVNNTELSVSGVSIAVKDNNGTFVSTLSMALFSTPDYTTRLQIPGSGLQLKTRIYVQVKATNLTNKFNVLLDRCYATTSPYPTLSTSYDLFIGCNRDAQTKIDRNGVTQEALFSFEAFRFVEHKNLSVSTFYLHCATRLCENSTCASLLPRCVRKREVESPVYNSSDVATVSSGPIRTQVDNGGLKSARLTSSASVPQLTYVGVAAGLLSFFLFDWLSTSGLAQ is encoded by the exons AAAACGCCGACATGACAGTGGTGTGTGgaaccagtcaaatgtttttaaaagttctcATTTGTCCAATGTATTTCGGGGGATACAACGAATCACTAATGGCGCTCAATGCTAAGTTTAACATCCCAGCCTGCCGTGGAGTAGCGGACTGGACTGTCAATCCTCCCGTCTTGCTCTTCAACTTCTCAATCTCTCAGGAGGCGCTCATCCTTTGTGGCAACAACATGAAC ATTTCAAGTCAAGTGGGATCAGGGATATTCTCCGACTTCTCCCAAATCCAGTCCGTTAATGTCTCTGGATTAATCAATTCCTGGGATCCCAGCACCAGCACTATCTCTTACAGGCAGCAACTGATGTACCAGTTTTCATGTCTGTATCCACTGCAGTATTTAGTCAACAACACTGAGCTCAGCGT ATCAGGAGTGAGTATAGCAGTAAAGGACAACAATGGCACCTTCGTCAGTACTCTAAGCATGGCTCTTTTCAGT aCTCCCGACTATACAACCAGACTCCAGATACCAGGATCTGGGCTGCAGTTGAAAACTCGCATATATGTGCAGGTCAAGGCAACAAATCTCACAAACAAG TTCAATGTGTTGCTGGACCGTTGCTATGCCACAACAAGCCCATATCCAACCCTCAGCACCTCTTACGATCTTTTTATTGG GTGTAATCGTGATGCCCAGACAAAGATTGATCGGAATGGGGTAACCCAGGAAGCTCTCTTCTCCTTTGAGGCCTTCCgctttgtggaacacaaaaatctTTCCGTCTCCACTTTCTATCTGCACTGTGCTACACGACTCTGTGAGAACTCCACTTGTGCCTCCTTGCTTCCG agatgCGTTAGGAAAAGAGAAGTAGAGTCTCCGGTGTACAACTCTTCTGATGTTGCCACTGTCTCCTCAGGACCAATCAGAACTCAAGTTGACAACG GTGGCCTTAAGTCCGCTAGAT TAACCTCATCAGCATCCGTCCCTCAGCTGACGTATGTTGGTGTAGCCGCTGGCTTGCTGAGCTTCTTTCTGTTTGACTGGTTGTCTACATCAGGACTTGCACAGTGA
- the LOC109103158 gene encoding LOW QUALITY PROTEIN: synaptotagmin-like protein 2 (The sequence of the model RefSeq protein was modified relative to this genomic sequence to represent the inferred CDS: deleted 1 base in 1 codon) — MIDLSHLSEEEQEMIMTVLKRDAELKKAEEERVKQLQKAVPEEDKRKFMTGEWFYEAKSQRHQDRIHGSEIIMASMKQRKPSVVEYLTKSWGGRSRSISLKDSDGIMTSPKVTQATESSEQLKERENDDTLEVCQEKLNIGMRSPSKPRHNPFNSVPAELDFEETDIHFTSGPGLRKSLEQGSDSQAKHQEASHGEVNSEVFNTPHNKPPGIKPVPKKRTKINKLQSSVSDSTNSVSSQGVSTTAGSGIRSPPPRSIPKHSSNEPTLKSQLRQPAVSLSYVRKNSSQEKDPEEFRLSLGSTEGSGSKTENKEQFSSPSPLKLPKSRLPVRAASQLINPPQGLQEKPKIKPRLSLNSITRADDGKQVEELVKQRRETNSCLPQTSSMELDHPNISGEINLPRENAMFTLIDNSEKPLDEITGPQPTMHKSGNVENHMSLYPKSETIGTEENMKKTAVDQQFPRSLNITDTFNKTDASTDCETDSTPLIFNIKQNTNNSKQEDAKMEVMTDEYISTPTDEQGDSIAKVLEWFSRSSDSSDRLDVESNVQDMEDDTKIDDIDFEDDIDQRAKPRDNVYLIIPRQSEEVPSEVNTIFLQQTDWGKEQNVDEPSQNSTKEQRRYESASYKEPLIKKPSIDSALTANSVPPEIPEVNTYVGGKMSLNENKIKREEETKVKREITDIKQTQNQPKEITGAEEYQRPKIANLRSFWEKENIGPKILIGQSSAPAKNEYFIPSDISRKPTEGVEEQQRSEQSLKVTSPGHQKQERVGEDVDLEHVGSGNTTYEPQVPIFTDDSKPPLIYANQKTDQIHASSPLEKDIPHLKSSSPSLDSGSLLVGQNGDSRGTISINSNDADHTPSKELEAKSRTAPRKNQVPFVKQNSQQENMAERIKQLKSFWEKESKTPAAAQNKSTTTARLNQRFTKSEFDLRTIGTDYDDYDDDVEDSTSARGRLSPSFLVHPQRKDKPSVMDGMSTLQFKNLRDFWGGTPTKSGQRSPVLESGNQRSLSPQSQNERANVKDFVNESHNSKTSSPAKTRVFQSASKKRIMSRQESGSKTDQSHMVTGESFSHGVSHFLQQQKGYHTSLEATMVPKPQVGQESQPKHGRRNSKGSLNGKANAMRRAASMFSVNTAVEEQSQDLNLQSKKSQGPNLQQVKKAPETSTTQSRKTQEAIYTLPKTSPEISWRDRDKNTQRRPSRTSEDSDSQPLARSFIPRDYQHYLGITEDRNMYTPPPVTDQVDDFICTSFTSSPETHHSCKCSPVKTSTPVQGSPDLQTRRGSLGCHSTTQTDGNATKGNLGRENESPIQKALRRASSRPVFHKSMEDISTLPRQDQKQTNDYMQSNFDDSSTIVQTSFATSDPVHLKQLSKSVPSFLQKESDGGESDSESSSRSGVPQWDNRQFTDLSNYSGSTSLSSVSGSVVSVYNSDYSSVDVQGSIQFSLNYVHKMREFHIFVVQCQNLAAVDTKRNRSDPYVKSYLIPDPANLGKRKTAVKKKTLNPSYNEILRYRVRMEYLMSQVLNLSAWHNDTFGRNSFLGEIELDLSSWDFNDTEWKLLPLKPRTTNSLQQSDLRGQMRLAVRFLPQISQSKNTPGSGEVHIWVKDCKNLPLIRSPTIDPYVKCFVLPDTSKKSRQKTRVLKRTANPVFNHTMVYDGFKAEDLKEACVELTVWDRDRLANHLLGGLRLGMGTGKSYGVQVDWMDSTAEEVTLWRRMMESPNEWVEGMLPLRMVTAAKNTWK; from the exons ATGATAGACCTGAGCCACCTGAGCGAGGAGGAGCAGGAGATGATCATGACAGTTTTAAAGAGGGATGCTGAGTTGAAG AAAGCAGAGGAGGAAAGAGTCAA ACAGCTGCAGAAAGCCGTCCCAGAGGAAGACAAACGCAAATTTATGACAGGAGAATGGTTCTATGAAGCAAAGTCACAGAGACACCAGGACAGGATTCATGGCTCTGAAATCATCATGGCATCGATGAAGCAAAGGAAACCCTCAGTTGTTG AGTATTTAACCAAGTCTTGGGGTGGCAGATCCAGAAGCATTAGCCTAAAGGATAGTGATGGCATCATGACGTCACCTAAAGTAACACAAGCTACTGAGTCCTCAGAGCAGCTAAAAGAGAG GGAAAATGATGACACATTAGAAGTCTGTCAAGAAAAGCTAAACATCGGCATGAGATCGCCATCCAAG CCAAGGCACAACCCATTTAACAGTGTTCCAGCAGAGCTTGATTTTGAGGAAACTGATATCCACTTTACATCAGGACCTGGTCTCAGGAAATCATTAGAACAAGGCTCTGATTCACAAG CAAAACATCAGGAAGCAAGTCATGGTGAAGTTAATAGTGAGGTCTTTAACACCCCACACAACAAACCTCCTGGTATAAAGCCTGTGCCAAAGAAGAGGACCAAAATCAACAAACTGCAGAGCTCTGTCTCAGACAGCACCAACTCTGTGTCCAGCCAGGGTGTGTCCACCACAGCAGGCTCAGGTATCAGGTCTCCACCACCAAGAAGTATCCCTAAACATAGCTCCAATGAGCCCACTCTCAAGAGCCAGCTGCGACAACCAGCAGTATCCCTAAGCTATGTTCGCAAAAACAGCAGTCAAGAAAAGGATCCTGAAGAATTTAGACTCTCTCTGGGTAGTACAGAAGGATCAGGTAgcaaaactgaaaacaaagagCAATTTAGCTCTCCTTCACCACTGAAGTTGCCAAAGTCACGTTTACCAGTTAGAGCTGCATCACAACTGATAAACCCTCCACAAGGATTACAagaaaagccaaaaataaaacCACGTCTAAGTCTGAACTCTATCACAAGAGCAGATGATGGCAAACAAGTGGAAGAACTTGTAAAACAAAGAAGAGAAACAAATAGTTGCCTTCCTCAGACATCAAGTATGGAATTAGATCACCCAAACATTTCTGGTGAAATTAACCTTCCTCGTGAGAATGCAATGTTCACGTTGATTGACAACTCTGAAAAGCCACTGGATGAGATCACTGGCCCTCAACCTACAATGCACAAATCTGGGAATGTGGAAAATCATATGAGTCTGTACCCAAAATCAGAAACAATAGGAACTGAAGAAAATATGAAGAAAACTGCTGTTG atcaaCAATTTCCCAGATCCCTCAACATAACTGATACATTCAACAAGACAGATGCCTCTACTGACTGTGAGACTGACAGCACCCCCCTTATcttcaatataaaacaaaatactaataacTCAAAACAAGAAGATGCCAAAATGGAAGTCATGACAGATGAATATATTTCCACACCTACTGATGAACAAGGAGATTCCATTGCCAAAGTTCTTGAGTGGTTTAGCAGAAGCTCAGACAGCAGTGATAGGCTTGATGTAGAGAGCAATGTCCAAGACATGGAGGACGACACCAAGATCGATGACATAGACTTTGAAGATGACATTGATCAGAGAGCCAAACCAAGAGATAATGTGTACTTAATCATACCACGCCAAAGCGAAGAGGTTCCATCAGAAGTCAATACAATATTTCTACAACAGACAGATTGGGGAAAGGAACAGAATGTTGATGAGCCTTCCCAGAATTCTACAAAAGAACAGAGAAGATATGAATCTGCTTCTTATAAAGAAcctctcattaaaaaaccttCTATTGACTCTGCTCTTACTGCAAACAGTGTGCCTCCAGAGATCCCAGAGGTGAATACCTATGTAGGTGGGAAAATGAGTCTAAATGAGAACAAAAtcaagagagaggaagagactaAAGTCAAACGTGAAATCACAGACATCAAGCAAACTCAAAATCAGCCAAAAGAAATAACAGGTGCTGAAGAGTACCAGCGACCAAAGATTGCCAATTTGAGATCATTCTGGGAGAAAGAAAACATTGGTCCAAAGATTTTGATCGGCCAATCTAGTGCACCTGCTAAAAATGAATACTTCATCCCAAGTGATATTAGCAGAAAGCCAACTGAAGGTGTAGAGGAACAACAAAGAAGTGAGCAGAGCTTGAAAGTAACATCTCCAGGACATCAGAAACAAGAGAGAGTTGGAGAAGATGTAGACCTTGAGCATGTTGGAAGTGGTAACACCACCTATGAACCTCAAGTACCCATTTTTACAGATGACTCAAAACCCCCATTGATATATGCCAATCAGAAGACTGACCAAATACATGCAAGCTCTCCCTTAGAGAAAGATATTCCACATTTAAAATCATCTTCGCCATCCCTTGACAGTGGATCCTTGCTTGTGGGTCAAAATGGTGATAGCAGAGGCACCATTAGCATCAACAGTAATGATGCAGATCACACTCCTTCAAAAGAATTGGAGGCAAAATCAAGAACCGCACCAAGGAAAAATCAAGTGCCTTTTGTTAAGCAGAATTCCCAGCAAGAGAACATGGCAGAGAGGATCAAGCAACTCAAGTCCTTTTGGGAGAAAGAATCTAAAACACCAGCAGCAGCTCAAAACAAATCGACTACTACTGCTCGACTGAACCAAAGATTTACAAAATCTGAGTTTGATCTCAGAACAATAGGTACTgattatgatgattatgatgatgatgttgaggATAGTACTTCTGCCAGAGGTAGACTGTCTCCCAGTTTCTTAGTGCATCCACAACGGAAGGATAAGCCAAGTGTGATGGATGGTATGAGCACTTTACAGTTTAAGAACCTCCGTGACTTCTGGGGAGGAACACCTACAAAATCTGGACAAAGGTCACCAGTTCTTGAAAGTGGAAATCAGAGATCCTTAAGTCCACAAAGCCAAAATGAAAGAGCCAATGTCAAAGACTTTGTAAATGAAAGCCACAATAGCAAAACATCCTCACCAGCCAAAACCAGAGTATTCCAGTCTGCCTCAAAGAAGAGGATTATGTCAAGACAGGAATCTGGATCAAAAACCGATCAGTCGCACATGGTCACAGGCGAATCATTCTCCCATGGAGTATCTCATTTTCTTCAGCAACAGAAAGGCTATCACACCTCTTTAGAAGCCACAATGGTACCTAAACCTCAGGTTGGTCAAGAGTCACAACCTAAACATGGTAGAAGAAATAGCAAAGGCAGTCTAAACGGAAAAGCAAATGCCATGAGACGTGCCGCCAGCATGTTTTCTGTGAACACTGCGGTTGAGGAGCAAAGCCAGGACTTAAATCTTCAGTCCAAGAAGTCCCAGGGCCCCAATCTGCAACAGGTTAAAAAGGCACCAGAAACTAGCACCACACAGTCCAGGAAAACACAGGAAGCTATCTATACCCTGCCAAAAACATCCCCAGAAATCTCttggagagacagagacaaaaacactCAGAGAAGACCATCACGTACCTCAGAGGATTCTGACTCTCAACCTCTTGCTAGATCCTTCATTCCACGGGACTACCAGCATTACCTTGGCATCACAGAGGACAGAAATATGTACACTCCACCTCCAGTTACAGATCAGGTTGACGATTTTATCTGCACTTCATTTACGTCATCTCCAGAGACACACCACAGCTGTAAATGTTCCCCTGTGAAAACCAGTACTCCAGTACAGGGTTCCCCCGACCTACAAACCAGGAGAGGGAGCCTGGGATGCCACTCAACTACACAAACTGATGGAAATGCCACTAAGGGGAATTTAGGCC GTGAAAATGAAAGTCCCATTCAGAAAGCTTTGAGACGAGCTTCATCTAGACCAGTGTTCCATAAAAGCATGGAAGACATCAGCACTCTTCCTA GACaagaccaaaaacaaacaaatgactaCATGCAGAGCAACTTTGATG ACTCTAGCACAATTGTCCAAACTTCCTTTGCCACATCAGACCCAGTACACCTGAAGCAGCTCAGTAAATCAGTGCCTTCATTCCTGCAAAAAGAA AGTGATGGAGGAGAAAGTGACTCCGAGAGCAGTTCTCGCAGCGGTGTACCACAGTGGGATAACAGACAATTCACTGACCTCAGCAACTACTCTGGATCCACCTCACTGTCATCT GTTAGCGGCAGTGTTGTGAGTGTGTACAATAGTGACTACAGCAGTGTTGACGTCCAAGGAAGCATCCAGTTTTCACTAAACTATGTGCACAAAATGCGGGAGTTCCACATCTTTGTTGTTCAGTGCCAGAATCTAGCAGCAGTGGACACCAAGAGGAATCGATCTGACCC GTATGTCAAGAGTTACCTCATTCCTGATCCCGCCAAtttgggaaaaagaaaaactgcTGTGAAGAAGAAAACATTGAATCCTTCATACAATGAGATTCTTAGG TACAGAGTTCGAATGGAGTACCTGATGTCCCAGGTTCTCAACCTTTCAGCATGGCACAATGACACATTTGGTCGTAACAGCTTCCTGGGTGAAATAGAGCTTGACCTCTCCTCTTGGGATTTTAATGACACGGAGTGGAAACTTTTACCTCTTAAACCAAGG ACCACAAACAGCCTCCAGCAATCTGACTTGAGAGGACAGATGAGACTGGCCGTACGTTTCCTGCCTCAGATTTCCCAAT caaAAAACACTCCTGGCTCTGGTGAGGTGCATATCTGGGTAAAAGACTGCAAGAATCTCCCTCTTATCAGAAGTCCAACTATTGACCCATATGTAAAATG CTTTGTACTCCCCGACACCAGCAAAAAGAGCCGTCAAAAGACTCGGGTGCTGAAGAGAACAGCCAACCCTGTATTTAACCACACTATGGTTTATGATGGCTTCAAAGCAGAGGACCTGAAAGAGGCTTGTGTGGAGCTTACTGTTTGGGACCGAGACCGACTAGCCAATCACCTGCTCGGAGGCCTGAGACTCGGCATGGGCACAG GCAAGAGTTATGGAGTACAGGTGGACTGGATGGACTCTACAGCAGAGGAAGTCACTTTATGGAGGAGAATGATGGAATCTCCCAATGAATGGGTGGAGGGCATGTTGCCACTGAGGATGGTAACAGCAGCCAAAAACACATGGAAATGA